Proteins from one Apis cerana isolate GH-2021 linkage group LG11, AcerK_1.0, whole genome shotgun sequence genomic window:
- the LOC107994543 gene encoding sterol O-acyltransferase 1, with protein sequence MEQRIVTVEQHVLNNPSENVKDVNKQEMEKPKKNLMRDIIFSELQEQMQEIRQDILELVNNRMNDMVSEVANRIASNELKDLVDSDKYSNRTKSTRENILPTKQFLQRNSLLTDLYEIKHIRTLYNLFVATLIILLIHTAVYDIRHTGSPNLGIDTVRAGFAKFPVVLYVWSLMKISVLGVYAAFYCWATRRLQYSPKSFTRKIWDYGWLAGIVLYQTLFFILPTRAVLDNDLPLASSMIILMEQIRLVMKTHAFVRSVAPRFLSYKPHTDTSTPQLPDFSQYLYFLFVPTLIYQDRYPRAKKIRWNIVLTNFVEVLTIIFFVALLYERLLYPNYREFGKQPVELGTLTLNILGSMLPGILMFLCGFYLLLHCWMNAFAELLRFADKMFYKDWWNSICYSAYYRTWNIVVHDWLYTYIYKDMYEILTPRNKTLSVCMVFAISSIIHEYILSFSIRFFYPVLLLLFGVVGLTVVFVLKSAGNVFLWFSLSVGNGVLVSLYCMEYFARINCPSTRDDFWDLVIPRTWTCIFK encoded by the exons atggaaCAACGAATCGTGACCGTGGAACAACACGTTTTGAATAATCCGAGCGAAAATGTGAAGGATGTGAACAAACAAG AGATGGAGAAgccgaagaaaaatttgatgcgTGACATTATCTTCAGTGAATTACAGGAACAGATGCAG GAAATCAGGCAAGACATTTTAGAGCTTGTCAATAACCGAATGAATGATATGGTATCGGAAGTAGCAAACAGAATCGCTTCGAATGAATTGAAAGATCTGGTTGACTCGGATAAATACTCTAACAGaac aaaatcaacgagagaaaatattttgcccACTAAGCAATTTCTTCAAAGAAATTCTTTATTGACTGATTTGTACGAAATCAAACATATTCGAACACTTTACAATCTTTTCGTAGCAACattgataattcttttaatacacACAGCCGTATACGATATTCGACACACGGGGTC acctAATCTTGGTATAGACACAGTACGAGCTGGCTTTGCCAAATTTCCAGTAGTATTATATGTTTGGTCCCTTATGAAAATTTCAGTTCTGGGAGTTTATGCTGCTTTTTATTGTTGGGCTACTCGTCGTCTTCAGTATTCGCCTAAGT CATTTACCAGAAAAATATGGGATTATGGATGGCTGGCAGGCATTGTTCTTTATCAGACCTTGTTCTTCATACTTCCTACCAGAGCTGTACTCGATAATGACTTGCCATTGGCGTCTAGCATGATCATTCTTATGGAACAA atTCGATTAGTGATGAAAACTCATGCCTTCGTGAGGAGTGTTGCACCGAGATTTTTATCATACAAACCTCATACAGATACATCAACGCCACAACTACCTGATTTTTctcaatatctttatttcttatttgtaCCAACGCTGATTTATCAAGACAGATATCCTAG AGCGAAAAAGATTCGATGGAACATTGTCCTGACCAATTTTGTTGAAGTATTAACAATTATCTTTTTCGTGGCGCTTCTCTACGAACGTTTGTTATATCCAAATTATCGAGAATTTGGGAAACAACCAGTTGAGTTGGGAACACTCACACTTAATATTCTTGGCTCGATGTTACCCGGAATTCTTATGTTCCTTTGCGGCTTTTATCTTCTTCTACACTGTTGGATGAATGCTTTCGCTGAACTATTGCGATTTGCCgacaaaatgttttataaa GATTGGTGGAATTCCATCTGCTATAGCGCCTATTATCGTACCTGGAACATCGTTGTCCATGATTGGTTGTACACTTATATCTACAAGGACATGTACGAGATCTTGACACCTAGGAACAAGACACTATCCGTGTGCATGGTCTTCGCCATCTCGTCCATCATACACGAGTACATCCTTAGCTTTTccattcgtttcttttatcCTGTACTATTGTTATTGTTCGGTGTTGTTGGTCTCACGGTAGTATTCGTATTAAAATCAGCCGGAAATGTGTTCCTCTGGTTCAGCCTGAGTGTGGGTAATGGAGTATTGGTCAGCTTGTATTGCATGGAGTATTTCGCCAGAATTAATTGTCCATCGACTCGTGATGATTTCTGGGATCTCGTAATTCCGAGAACCTGGACATGTATCTTTAAATGA